The nucleotide sequence GCACATGATTAAAAAGTGCCAGACAAATCACATCTAAAATCGTACTTTTTCCGCTTCCGGTGGGACCGGTAATCGCAAATAATGAGCTTGCAGAAAATGGATGAACAGTAAAATCGATTTTCTGCGCTCCACGCAGTGAATTGATATTTTCGAATTCAATTTTTAATATTTTCATGCTTATTCGGCGGTATTATCAGATTGATGGATTTCTTCTAAAATTTCGTTGAAGGCACTCCAAATTTCATTTTTGGTAGCTTCATCATAATCATGCGTGGTGATTAATTCAGAAAAAACATCAGTAGGTTTTAAATCTTGTAATTGCTGGGACTGCGCATAAAGTTCGGCTGTACCTTTCAGCTTATTCTTAAATTCAGCTCGCTGCTTTACAATCTCGTAGCCGGGTTTATTAAAGGAATTTACAAGTACATCTAGGGCATAGATTTTTTGAGCGTCGTATTGCTCTTCCAAAAGATCAACTTCAATTAAATGATCCAGATGATCGTGATCTTCAAGCGTGTTTAATTTGAATTCTATTTCGTTTAGATCGCCGGTGATTCTAAGTAGTTTTCTAAAATTTGGAACATTCACGCTTTTAGGTTCCCAGGAGTTCGCGGAATCTAAAATTAGAATGCGTTTGTCATCTTTGCGCTCGCTAAAAGAAAGTGGGATAGGGGAGCCACTATAAAAAACCGGAATTTCTGCGGAAACGCGTTGCGGTTTATGAATATGCCCTAAAGCCACATAGTTGAAGAAATTACCAAACTGCGAGGCACTAAAAGCCGCCTGATTCCCAATTTGGATATCGCGTTCACTATCTGAAGTTTCGATGCCGGCAGCAAATAAATGTCCCATGGCAATAGCGGGAACATCGGGAAACTGATCCTGGCAAATTTCAGCCGCATTTTTAAAAGTATGTTCGATACCATTTCGAATGGCTTCAATTCGATCTTCATAAGTAATGCCTTCGTTAGCCGAGCGTAAATCGGCATCCCGTAAAAACGGAATTGCAGCAATTACTAATTCAACTTTCTCTTCAGCATTAAAAACAGGGATAATGGTATCTTCCAACTTTTCAGGCAATCCACCAATGATACTAATATCAAGCTCTCGCAAAATTTCTTTAGGTGCATCCAGCATGGCCGGCGAATCGTGATTGCCGCCCGTTGCGAC is from Zunongwangia endophytica and encodes:
- the sbcD gene encoding exonuclease subunit SbcD yields the protein MKILHTADWHIGKKLHKHDLFADFELFIDWLCQLITEEEIALLLISGDIFDLANPSSDARKQYYQALIKLQKLDCKIVATGGNHDSPAMLDAPKEILRELDISIIGGLPEKLEDTIIPVFNAEEKVELVIAAIPFLRDADLRSANEGITYEDRIEAIRNGIEHTFKNAAEICQDQFPDVPAIAMGHLFAAGIETSDSERDIQIGNQAAFSASQFGNFFNYVALGHIHKPQRVSAEIPVFYSGSPIPLSFSERKDDKRILILDSANSWEPKSVNVPNFRKLLRITGDLNEIEFKLNTLEDHDHLDHLIEVDLLEEQYDAQKIYALDVLVNSFNKPGYEIVKQRAEFKNKLKGTAELYAQSQQLQDLKPTDVFSELITTHDYDEATKNEIWSAFNEILEEIHQSDNTAE